A single Lactuca sativa cultivar Salinas chromosome 8, Lsat_Salinas_v11, whole genome shotgun sequence DNA region contains:
- the LOC111913931 gene encoding nicotinamidase 2: MASSYKKYQIRNQNPNPKTSVLLVIDMQNHFSSIAKPIIPSITTTINTCRRASIPVIFTRHCHKSPADHAMLGEWWGNDLIIDGTPDSELMPEIGRREEELVVEKNTYSGFRGTQLEERLKDMGVEEVIVTGVMTNLCCETTAREAFVRGFRVFFSTDATATSSEELHQATLMNMAYGFAYLVDCKTLQTAFLSSM, from the coding sequence ATGGCTTCTTCCTACAAGAAATACCAAATCAGAAACCAAAACCCTAACCCCAAAACCTCCGTCTTGTTAGTAATCGATATGCAGAACCACTTCTCCTCCATCGCCAAACCAATAATCCCATCAATCACGACAACCATCAATACCTGCCGCCGTGCTTCCATCCCGGTCATCTTCACTCGCCACTGCCACAAGTCCCCTGCCGATCACGCCATGCTTGGGGAGTGGTGGGGCAACGATCTGATCATCGACGGAACGCCGGATTCCGAGCTGATGCCGGAGATTGGGCGGCGGGAGGAGGAATTGGTTGTGGAGAAGAACACATATAGTGGGTTTAGAGGAACGCAGCTGGAGGAGCGGCTGAAGGATATGGGAGTGGAGGAGGTGATCGTGACAGGTGTGATGACGAATCTGTGTTGTGAAACGACGGCGAGGGAAGCTTTTGTGAGAGGGTTTAGGGTGTTTTTCTCAACTGATGCTACGGCGACTTCGTCGGAGGAGCTGCATCAGGCGACGTTGATGAATATGGCTTACGGGTTTGCCTATCTGGTTGATTGTAAAACCCTTCAAACTGCTTTTTTATCTTCTATGTAA